The following coding sequences lie in one Desertibacillus haloalkaliphilus genomic window:
- the hcp gene encoding hydroxylamine reductase — translation MFCFQCQETAQGTGCTIAGVCGKKDDLANMQDLLIYTSKGVSIVNNVARELGLNKKETDDFIVRALFMTITNANWDKQAFYDTVRTGIALREEIKSVIEAAGHNVENTSDFVTWSAVTNNDLEIKSASQEVSILATKDEDIRSLRELVVYGVKGMAAYLEHANNLDYDNDELHAYMQKALAEVTNDELTMEDLVNLAMECGKYGVEAMELLDKANTTTYGSPEITKVNIGVRNNPGILISGHDLKDMEDLLKQTEGTGVDVYTHSEMLPANYYPAFKKYDHFVGNYGNAWWEQTREFDSFNGPILMTTNCIVPPKSSYKNRMYTTGATAVEGVIHIDKNEDGTKDFSAIIEHAKTCEPPTEIENGEIVGGFAHEQVSQLAGDVVEAVKSGAIKRFFVMAGCDGRHKSREYYKNFAEELPSDTVILTAGCAKYRYNKLDLGDINGIPRVLDAGQCNDSYSLIMTALKLKDAFGLESVNDLPLSYNIAWYEQKAVIVFLSLLYLDVQNIHVGPTLPAFLSDNVKNFLIEKFNIGGITNTEDDINMFMNGEVTA, via the coding sequence ATGTTTTGTTTTCAATGTCAAGAAACAGCGCAAGGAACAGGTTGTACAATTGCCGGGGTATGTGGTAAGAAAGACGACTTAGCTAATATGCAAGATCTATTAATTTATACAAGTAAAGGCGTTTCAATTGTCAACAACGTTGCGCGTGAACTTGGTTTAAATAAAAAAGAAACAGATGATTTTATCGTTCGTGCACTTTTCATGACGATCACAAATGCCAACTGGGATAAACAAGCGTTTTATGACACCGTACGAACAGGCATAGCATTACGTGAAGAGATCAAATCTGTAATCGAAGCAGCAGGTCATAACGTAGAAAACACAAGTGACTTTGTAACATGGTCAGCCGTAACGAACAATGACCTTGAAATCAAATCAGCAAGCCAAGAAGTAAGTATCCTTGCAACTAAAGATGAAGATATTCGTTCTTTACGCGAGCTTGTTGTCTATGGTGTCAAAGGAATGGCGGCTTATTTAGAGCATGCGAACAACTTAGACTATGATAATGATGAACTTCACGCGTATATGCAAAAAGCTCTTGCTGAAGTTACAAATGATGAATTAACAATGGAAGACCTTGTTAATTTAGCAATGGAATGCGGTAAATATGGTGTAGAAGCAATGGAACTATTAGATAAGGCCAATACAACAACATATGGTAGCCCAGAAATCACTAAAGTAAACATCGGTGTACGTAACAACCCTGGTATTTTAATCAGTGGTCATGACCTAAAAGATATGGAAGACCTTCTAAAACAAACTGAAGGTACTGGTGTAGATGTCTACACGCACAGTGAGATGCTACCTGCTAACTACTACCCAGCATTCAAAAAGTATGATCACTTTGTCGGAAACTACGGAAATGCATGGTGGGAGCAAACACGTGAATTTGATAGCTTTAACGGCCCAATCTTAATGACAACAAACTGTATAGTGCCACCGAAGTCTTCATACAAGAATCGCATGTACACTACTGGTGCAACAGCAGTAGAAGGTGTTATTCATATCGATAAGAACGAAGATGGCACAAAAGACTTCTCAGCTATTATTGAGCATGCAAAAACTTGTGAACCGCCAACAGAAATTGAAAATGGTGAAATCGTAGGTGGTTTCGCTCACGAGCAAGTATCTCAACTAGCTGGTGATGTTGTTGAAGCGGTTAAGAGTGGTGCGATTAAACGATTCTTCGTGATGGCAGGTTGTGATGGCCGTCATAAGAGTCGTGAATACTACAAAAACTTCGCTGAAGAATTACCAAGTGACACAGTGATTTTAACAGCAGGCTGTGCGAAATATCGTTATAACAAACTTGATTTAGGTGATATTAACGGGATTCCACGTGTGCTTGATGCAGGTCAATGTAATGACTCGTACTCATTAATCATGACAGCCTTAAAGCTTAAAGATGCATTTGGATTAGAGAGTGTTAATGACTTACCATTATCATATAACATTGCATGGTATGAACAAAAAGCCGTTATTGTCTTCTTATCACTATTATACCTTGATGTGCAAAACATCCATGTAGGCCCAACTTTACCTGCTTTCTTATCAGATAATGTTAAGAACTTCTTAATTGAGAAATTTAACATTGGAGGCATTACAAACACTGAAGATGACATCAACATGTTCATGAACGGCGAGGTTACAGCTTAA
- a CDS encoding PAS domain-containing sensor histidine kinase: protein MSSSNFYKTICNQSPAAMSILDLKGRFIEVNQSLCNFLGYSKDEILGETTALLSHPNEVEITSRKLQQLTSGEIESIQLEKCYLHKKGHPLWGLVSFTLIRDHDNRPTFIIGQLQDITEKVMIQQQLMESEDRYRRLVELSPEAIFVHLNGRIVYVNRVGIKLLGAKNKDEIIGTPSFSFIPDEERDLIREETVALLNQTTSKKLRHSIIRYDGKSLSAITTAARITYNGERAIQTVIRDITEQKMMEEWLRKSEKLSVVGQLAAGVAHEIRNPLTSIKGFIQLAKSNQEFKQEHLDIMLTELERTEGVIYEFLSLAKPNDQVKFQKHDVKTILTKVITLLDSQALMKDIEIVTSLGHLPEIDCDENQLKQVFINIIQNALEASPRKGAVYVHLDQINDDNIIIRISDHGPGMPKDRLKRLGEPFYSTKEKGTGLGLMVSCKIVENHQGKINFSSKEGKGTTVDIVLPFEQRLSHIEEGAVH from the coding sequence ATGAGCTCATCAAATTTTTACAAAACGATATGTAACCAATCACCAGCCGCCATGTCAATCTTGGACTTAAAAGGTCGATTTATCGAGGTTAATCAAAGCTTATGTAACTTTCTTGGGTACAGTAAGGATGAGATCCTTGGTGAAACAACAGCTTTGCTTTCACATCCAAATGAAGTAGAAATCACGTCAAGAAAATTACAACAATTAACTAGCGGTGAAATTGAAAGCATTCAACTAGAAAAATGTTATCTTCATAAAAAAGGACATCCTTTATGGGGGTTAGTAAGTTTTACATTAATCCGTGACCATGACAATAGACCAACGTTTATTATTGGTCAATTACAGGATATTACGGAAAAAGTAATGATACAGCAACAATTGATGGAAAGTGAAGACCGCTACCGCCGATTAGTTGAACTATCTCCAGAAGCCATTTTTGTTCACCTCAATGGAAGGATTGTTTATGTAAATCGAGTAGGCATAAAGCTTTTAGGTGCAAAGAATAAAGATGAGATTATTGGCACTCCTTCTTTTTCCTTTATACCTGACGAAGAACGGGATTTGATCCGTGAAGAAACAGTCGCTCTACTCAACCAAACCACATCTAAGAAACTTAGGCATTCAATCATTCGCTACGACGGGAAGTCATTATCGGCTATTACAACAGCTGCAAGAATTACATATAATGGTGAACGAGCGATTCAAACAGTTATCCGGGACATTACCGAGCAAAAAATGATGGAAGAATGGTTAAGAAAGTCTGAAAAACTTTCCGTCGTTGGTCAGCTTGCCGCAGGTGTTGCACATGAGATACGTAATCCACTTACATCAATTAAAGGGTTTATCCAATTAGCAAAATCAAACCAAGAATTTAAACAAGAACATCTAGATATTATGCTCACAGAGCTGGAACGTACAGAAGGCGTTATTTACGAGTTTCTATCGTTAGCCAAGCCAAATGACCAGGTTAAATTTCAAAAACATGACGTCAAAACGATCCTAACGAAAGTGATCACTTTACTTGATTCTCAGGCGTTGATGAAAGATATTGAAATCGTGACATCCCTTGGCCACCTACCTGAGATTGACTGTGACGAAAATCAGTTAAAACAGGTGTTTATTAATATTATTCAAAATGCTTTAGAAGCGAGTCCTCGAAAAGGGGCTGTATACGTCCATTTAGATCAAATTAATGACGATAACATCATCATTCGTATTAGCGACCATGGACCAGGCATGCCAAAAGACCGGTTAAAACGACTAGGAGAGCCTTTTTATTCCACAAAAGAGAAAGGAACTGGTCTTGGATTAATGGTGAGTTGTAAAATTGTAGAAAATCATCAAGGGAAAATAAATTTTTCAAGCAAAGAAGGTAAAGGTACAACAGTAGATATTGTACTGCCTTTTGAACAACGGCTTTCTCATATTGAGGAAGGGGCTGTCCACTAA
- a CDS encoding SIMPL domain-containing protein, with the protein MIKKTIQVSGVVAAVVSFVIMIQLVITPGAEHKGMSTALANAEEGTLVVTGVGEISVEPDIAFLHLGAQAVSSSADEAQTEVSKRISAVRQVLNDYGVEDDAIETARFHVYPESRPDQDEERYRAEHILEIEYKELERIGELLDDVTAAGANRIEQTRFGLQNPEEAEHEALKLAIEKAKARADIMAETAGRSRGEVLQIADQAARVTLPVQAELRQEMAQDAAMSTVIEPGEVQVRQQVDVIYRLQ; encoded by the coding sequence ATGATAAAGAAAACGATCCAAGTGAGTGGAGTAGTTGCTGCAGTCGTCAGTTTCGTTATCATGATTCAACTAGTGATCACACCAGGTGCAGAGCATAAGGGGATGTCAACGGCTCTAGCCAATGCCGAGGAAGGGACGCTAGTTGTTACGGGTGTCGGTGAAATTAGTGTTGAGCCTGATATCGCTTTTCTTCATTTAGGCGCACAAGCTGTTTCATCATCGGCTGATGAGGCACAAACAGAAGTGAGCAAACGAATCAGTGCGGTTCGTCAAGTGCTAAACGATTATGGCGTTGAAGACGATGCGATCGAAACGGCTCGTTTTCATGTGTATCCAGAATCACGACCTGATCAGGACGAGGAGAGATATCGAGCCGAACATATTCTTGAAATCGAATATAAGGAACTTGAGCGTATTGGCGAACTGCTCGATGATGTCACTGCCGCTGGAGCGAACCGAATTGAACAAACTCGATTTGGTTTGCAAAATCCAGAAGAAGCAGAGCATGAAGCTCTAAAACTTGCGATCGAGAAAGCAAAAGCACGAGCTGATATAATGGCTGAAACTGCCGGTCGCTCAAGGGGTGAGGTGCTACAAATCGCAGACCAGGCCGCACGTGTCACCCTACCTGTCCAAGCCGAGTTACGTCAGGAAATGGCTCAGGATGCAGCAATGTCTACTGTGATCGAACCAGGTGAGGTGCAAGTAAGACAACAGGTGGATGTGATTTATCGATTACAGTAA
- a CDS encoding DUF421 domain-containing protein: MTISEIFIRTTVAFIVLYILCRTLNKKLISQMTFFDFVAGITIGSIAASLLLMQDLPLWIGVIGLILFSFFTFFTNIVAIKSLTGRKVLEDEPTYLIKNGQVLEEGLKKTRMTMDSLLTNLRKKDVFYVDQVESALLETDGTVSVLKKPPYLEAMQKDVQHVQASRGNAQAFIVDGRILEKSLELLGKDRDWVDQVLQEQKIVRLEDVFFAQVDQLGNIYIDTRKDMT; encoded by the coding sequence ATGACAATTTCTGAAATCTTCATACGGACAACAGTCGCTTTTATTGTTCTTTATATTTTATGCCGAACCCTAAATAAAAAGCTGATTTCACAAATGACATTTTTTGATTTTGTTGCGGGGATCACGATTGGTTCAATTGCAGCAAGTCTTTTGCTTATGCAAGATTTGCCGTTATGGATAGGAGTTATTGGCCTCATTCTTTTTTCCTTTTTTACTTTCTTTACGAATATTGTAGCGATAAAAAGTTTAACAGGACGAAAGGTATTAGAAGATGAGCCGACATATTTGATTAAAAACGGACAAGTCTTAGAAGAAGGTTTGAAAAAGACTAGGATGACGATGGATAGTTTATTGACCAACTTAAGGAAAAAAGATGTTTTTTACGTAGATCAAGTGGAAAGTGCGTTGTTAGAAACAGATGGTACTGTTTCCGTCCTAAAAAAACCACCTTATTTAGAAGCGATGCAAAAAGACGTTCAACATGTGCAGGCAAGTAGGGGAAATGCGCAAGCTTTTATCGTTGATGGGCGAATTTTGGAAAAAAGCCTTGAATTACTCGGTAAGGACCGCGATTGGGTGGATCAAGTGTTACAAGAGCAAAAGATTGTTCGTCTTGAAGATGTGTTTTTTGCTCAGGTTGATCAACTCGGTAATATTTATATAGACACACGGAAGGATATGACATAA
- a CDS encoding nuclease-related domain-containing protein translates to MDLSKKDKQHFFNLKKGYEGEIIFDSLTEKIQSECFILNDLLLKQNNTMFQIDSLLIFQESIYIFEVKNFEGDYYYESERLYKTPDSEITNPLNQLN, encoded by the coding sequence ATGGATTTGTCTAAAAAAGATAAGCAACACTTTTTCAATCTAAAAAAGGGATATGAAGGGGAAATAATATTTGATTCATTAACAGAAAAGATTCAGAGTGAATGTTTTATATTAAATGATCTGCTCCTAAAACAAAATAACACCATGTTTCAAATTGACTCACTTCTAATTTTTCAAGAATCAATTTATATCTTTGAAGTAAAAAATTTTGAAGGTGATTATTATTATGAATCAGAGAGGTTATACAAGACTCCCGACTCTGAAATTACTAATCCTCTTAACCAATTAAATTGA
- a CDS encoding spore coat protein translates to MMNKQLGAHETMEIHEVLTSAVNGLNLFKLYRTHVSDPQLQNLMDKQLQFMTQEYNTIVQAVNNRGMSTPKPYRSQLSQAPIYGTQQAPQSESPNMSPTQLDDKDIATGILTNHKASASMKMVAALECADPEIRRMMQQSAVNCSEQAYEVWQYMNQKGYYPVPTMQEQATSSMISSYTPVPQGMNFS, encoded by the coding sequence ATGATGAACAAACAGCTAGGTGCACACGAAACAATGGAAATCCATGAAGTTTTAACTAGTGCTGTAAATGGCCTTAACCTCTTTAAACTTTATCGCACTCATGTAAGTGATCCTCAATTACAAAACCTTATGGATAAACAATTACAATTTATGACTCAAGAATACAACACAATTGTCCAAGCAGTGAACAATCGCGGGATGAGTACACCTAAACCATACCGTTCACAACTCTCACAAGCTCCTATTTATGGCACGCAGCAAGCACCGCAATCAGAATCACCAAATATGTCACCAACTCAATTGGATGATAAGGATATTGCTACGGGGATCTTAACGAATCATAAAGCATCTGCTTCTATGAAGATGGTAGCTGCTCTTGAATGTGCCGATCCAGAAATTCGGCGGATGATGCAACAAAGTGCTGTAAACTGCTCAGAGCAAGCGTATGAAGTTTGGCAATATATGAACCAAAAAGGGTATTACCCTGTCCCGACAATGCAAGAACAGGCAACATCATCAATGATCAGTTCTTATACCCCGGTACCACAAGGAATGAACTTCAGCTAA